CTGCAGGGGCGGACCGCGGTGCAGGCCCTCGACGACGGCGAGGAGCCGCGCAACGTCTGGCACGCGCTGTGTGACGCGATGGAGATCCCCGAGGGCCGGCGCTGGGGCTCGGCCGCACGGCAGGCACCGCCCCGGCGCTGACCGCAGGCAGCGTGGGGGCGTCGCTGACGCCGGGCACCGCGCCGGCGCGACCCCGCACCGGGTCCCGTCAGGCGTCGGAAGCACGCCCGGCGTGTCGCGCCGCATCGAACACCTGTTCGGGTAACGTGGTGCGCGGTGAGGACGTCAGCGCTCCTGCGACCCGGGCCGACCGGGCGGAGGGCTGTCCACCAGTGCCGGGGAGCCCCGGGCTGTGGACAGTGCGCGGACGGATGTCGGTGGTCGGGCATAGCGTCACCCGCAGTCAACAGACCAGCCCCAGACGAGGTGCAGCGACCGCGCTGCTCGAGACCACGAGGTGTGACATGGCAGCTCCCCAGGACCGGACGAAGGCCCTCGAGGCCGCGCTCGGACAGATCGACCGGCAGTTCGGCAAGGGCTCGATCATGCGCCTCGGCGACGAGGGGCGCGCCCCCGTCGAGGTCATCCCGACGGGCTCGATCGCGCTCGACATCGCGCTCGGCATCGGCGGCCTGCCGCGCGGCCGCGTCGTCGAGATCTACGGCCCGGAGTCCTCGGGCAAGACGACCGTCGCTCTCCACGCCGTCGCCAACGCGCAGCGCGCCGGCGGGATCGCGGCGTTCATCGACGCCGAGCACGCGCTCGACCCCGAGTACGCGAAGAAGCTCGGCGTCGACACCGACGCTCTGCTCGTCTCCCAGCCGGACACCGGTGAGCAGGCGCTCGAGATCATGGACATGCTGATCCGCTCCAACGCGATCGACATCGTGGTCATCGACTCGGTCGCTGCGCTCGTCCCCAAGGCCGAGATCGAGGGCGAGATGGGCGACAGCCACGTCGGCCTCCAGGCCCGTCTCATGTCGCAGGCCCTGCGCAAGATCACCGGCGCGCTCAACTCCTCGGGCACCACGGCGATCTTCATCAACCAGCTCCGCGAGAAGATCGGCGTGTTCTTCGGCTCGCCCGAGACCACCACGGGTGGCAAGGCGCTCAAGTTCTACGCGTCGATCCGCATGGACATCCGCCGCATCGAGACCCTCAAGGAGGGCACCGACGCGGTCGGCAACCGCACGCGCGTCAAGATCGTGAAGAACAAGATGGCGCCGCCGTTCAAGCAGGCCGAGTTCGACATCCTCTACGGCGTCGGCATCTCGCGTGAGGGCGGCCTGATCGACATGGGCGTCGAGCACGGGTTCATCCGCAAGTCCGGCGCCTGGTACACGTACGAGGGCGACCAGCTCGGCCAGGGCAAGGAGAACGCGCGCGGCTTCCTGCGCGACAACCCCGACCTGGCGAACGAGATCGAGAAGAAGATCAAGGAGAAGCTCGGCGTCGGTGCCAAGCTCGACGCACCCGCCGACGTCGATCCGAAGGTCGCCTTCTGACCGGGCGACCGATGCGGGGCCGGGGCGGGCGGCGCGGTGACGAGCCGCCCGCCTCCGGTGCGTCCGGCCTCGGTGAGGAGGCGGACCCGGAGTCGGTCGCCCGGGCGATCGCACTGCGCCTGCTCGCCAGCTCGGCTCGGAGCCGGTCGCAGCTCGCCGAGGCGATGCAGCGCAAGGACGTCCCCGACGACGTCGCCGCGCGCGTGCTCGACCGGTTCACCGAGGTCGGACTCATCGACGACGCGGAGTACGCGCGGATGCTCGTGCGGACGCGGCACGCCGAGCGGGGTTTGTCCCGCCGGGCGATCGGCGTCGAGCTCCGCCGGCGCGGCATCGACGACGAGGTCGCATCGGACGCGCTCGGCGAGGTCGATGACGAGGATGAGGAGGAGGCGGCGCGCGCGCTGGTCCGGCGCAAGCTTGCCTCGACGGCCCGGCTCGACCCGCAGGTCCGCGCCCGACGCACCTTCGCGGCGCTCGGCCGGCGGGGGTACCCGGCAGCCCTCGTCTCACGGCTCGTGCGCGAGGCGCTAGCCGAGGAGGGCGCGGAGATCGGCGACGTCGCCGAGGACATCGCCCGCGGAGAGTGACGGCGCTCGTCGCGCTCCCGGGCGACGCCGGGCTGCCGGGCGACGCCGGGTTCCCGGGCGACGCCGGGCTCCCGGGTGACGCCGCGCGCCGCGGCGTCGGCCGTCGGGTGCGTGCGGGAGAATGCTCCGGAGGGCATCACGCGGCATCCGGGCCGCGGAGCGCTCAGCAGCGCCGGAGGGGGACGCGTCGATGGGTGAGCTCGGGCTGGTCGTGGCTCTCCTGGGGGCCTGCCTGGTCGCGCTCATCCTGGTGCTCGTCGCTCGGCGTGAGGCGGACGAGCAGCGCCGGCAGGCGAAGGCCGACGTCGCGTCGATCCGGGACGACGCGCGTGCGCTCCTCGCCGACGCCGAGCGCCGCGAGGCCCGGCTCGTCGAGCGTGAGCGTGCGGTGGCGGACGACCAGAGGGCCGTCGCCGAGGCCGAGCGCGCGGCGCGTGAGCGGCAGGACGCCCTCGCCACCGCCGAGCAGGAGGTGGCCGAGCGCCGGTCGTCGGCGGAGCGTGACGCCCGCGCCCGGCTGGAGGCCGTCGCCGACCTGACCGCCGAGGAGGCCCGCGCGGAGCTCGTCCGCCGCATGGTCGACGAGGCGACGAACGACGCGGCGACGCTCGTCCGTCGGGCGGAAGCCCAGGCGCGCCGGACCGCGGAGTCCCGGGCGAAGCGGATCGTCGCGGCTGCTGTCCAGCGCACCGCGGTGCCGACGAGCTCGCAGTCCGTGATCACGGTCCTGCCTCTCCCGTCGGAGGAGATGAAGGGACGGATCATCGGCAAGGAGGGCCGCAACATCCGCGCGTTCGAGGCCCTCACCGGCGTCAACGTGCTCATCGACGACACCCCGGACTCCGTCGTCCTCTCCTGCTTCGACGCCGACCGCCGCGAGGTCGCCCAGGTCACGCTCGAGGCGCTCATGTCCGACGGGCGGATCCACCCCCAGCGGATCGAGGCGGCGTACGCGGAGGCGCTCGCCGGCGCGGAGGACCGGACCGTGTCCGCGGGGCACGACGCCGCCGAGCGCGCCGGCGTCTCGGGCCTCCACCCGGACCTCGTCCGGACGATGGGCCGGCTCCGGCTGCGCACGTCGTACGGCCAGAACGTGCTCGAGCACCTCGTCGAGACCGCGCTGATCGCGGCCGCCATCGCCGCCGAGGTCGGGGCCGACGTCGCGACGACCCGCCGTGCCGCGTTCCTCCACGACGTCGGCAAGGCGCTCACGGCGGAGGTCGAGGGCACGCACGCGCTGGTCGGTGCGGACCTGGCGCGGCGGTGCGGGGAGTCACCCGCCGTCGTCAACGCGATCGCGGCGCACCACGAGGAGGTGCCGGCCGAGACCGTCGAGGCGGTGCTCGTGCAGGCGTCGGACGCGATCTCGGCCGCACGGCCCGGCGCACGCCGCGAGGAGCTCGACCAGTACGTCGAGCGCATGGACAAGCTCGAGCAGCTCGTCACGGCCCACGCCGGGGTGCGGCGCGCGCTCGCGATGTCCGCCGGCCGCGAGGTCCGGGTGGTCGTCGAGCCGTCGGAGGTCGACGACTACGCCCTGCCGCAGCTCGCGGTCGCGATCGCCAAGCACATCGAGGCGGACCTGCAGTACCCGGGCGAGATCAAGGTCACGGTCGTCCGCGAGATCCGCGCGAGCGCGACCGCCGGCTGACCTCGTTCCCGACATCGACGGCGGGCCTGCGGCAGCGGCGCGCCCGTTCTCCGCGGGCACGGCCGAGGCGGACGCGGGCCGAGCGCACCCGCGACCCGTGTGGACGCAGGGCCGTGGACGCGCGACCGCGAGACGCAGGGCTCGTGGCGGTGTCGACCCGCCTCGTGGAGCAACCGCGAGAACCGCAGCCCCCCGGGCCGGGCCGCCCGGCGTTCCTGCTCAGTCGCGCGTCGCCACGACGAGGCTCGGCGCCTCGGCCTTCGCGCGCCCGCTCGTCCGGCGCCCCATCCGCTGCCCGACCCACGGCGCGGCCTTCGTCAACGCGTAGTTGATGACGATGAACACGACCGCGGCGACGGCGAGGGCCTGGAGGATGTTGCCGTTCCCGGAGCCGACCTGCCGGGCCTCCTGGAGCAGCTCCCGGTACGTGATGATGTAGCCGAGCGCGGTGTCCTTGAGGATGACGACGAGCTGGCTGACGAGCGCCGGGAGCATCGCGATGAGGGCCTGAGGCACCTCGACGGACCGCAGCGACTGCGGGCCGGTGAGCCCGGTCGCGAGCGCAGCCTCGCGCTGGCCGCGCGGCAGCCCGTGCACGCCGGAGCGCACGAGCTCGGCGAAGACCGAGCCGTTGTAGAGCACGAGCGCGGTGACGACGGCGACGAGCGGGTAGTCGCCGGGGTCGATGCTGCCGATGTCGGAGAACCCGAGCGCGAGCCAGACGAAGATCATCATGAGGAGCACCGGCACGGCGCGGAAGAACTCGACGACCGTGCCGCTGAGCACGCGGACGAGCCGCAGCTCGGACAGGCGCCCGAGCCCGAACACGAGCCCGAAGACGGACGAGCCGACGATGGCGAGCCCGGCCGCCTGGAGCGTGCTGAGCAGGCCCGGCAGCAGGAAGCTCTCCCACGTGCGCCACTGCAGGAACGGCGTCCACAGGGCGGCCTCGAGCTGCCCCTTGCGGCCGAGCAGCACGAGCAGGAGCACGCCGATCCCGGCGACGACGAGCGCGAACACGATGTTGAGCCACATCATCCGGCGGCGCGTGCGCGGTCCGGGGACGTCGAACAGGACGCTCTGGGTGCTGCTCACCGGGCCACCGCCAGTCGTCGCGAGAGGGACGTCGTCAGCAGGCCGACGGGGATGACGAGGAGCACGAACCCGAGCGCGAAGGTGAGGAAGATCGCGATGACGACGTCGGACCGGAACTCGATCATGGTGCGCATGAGCCCGGACGCCTCGGCGACAGACCCGGCGGCGGCGACGGTGGAGTTCTTCGTCAGCGCGATGAGGGTGTTGCCGAGCGGGGCCACAGCACCGCGGAACGCCTGCGGGAGGATGATCAGCCGCGCCGTCGACAGGAACCCGAGCCCGATGGCCCGGGCGGCCTCGGCCTGGCCGACGGGCACGGTGTTGACGCCGGACCGCAATGCCTCGCAGACGAACGCCGCGTGGTAGACCGCCAGCCCGAGGATCGCGAGCCGCACGAAGTTCTCGTTGAAGTCGGGGGCGAGCGTCACCCCCAGCTGGCCCCAGAGGCCGAGCACGCAGAACACGATGATGATCGTGAGCGGCGTGTTCCGGAACACGTTCACGTACGTGGTGCCGGCCCAGCGCAGGCTCGGCAGCGGCGAGATGCGCATGACGGCGAGCACCGTGCCGAGCACGAGCGAGAGCAGCGCGGCGAAGAACGTCAGCTTGATGTTGACCCAGAACGCCGCGGGGACGTCAAAGGTCTCGAACAGCGCGACGAACTGGTCCAGATAGGTGCCGTCCAGCGCTCTCACCTCCTCGGTGCAGGGTGGCTCGCACCGAGCGGGACGGGGCGACGAGAGGTCCGTCGCCCCGTCCCGGTCGGCTGCGGGTCAGGTCAGGTCAGGCGCAGGCCTCGACCGTGGGCGGGTTCAGCTCCTCGTTCGCCTCGTAGCCCGAGGCCCCGACGTTGTCGTCGAGGATCTGCTGCCAGGTGCCGTCCTCGATGAGCTCGGTGATGGCCGTGTTGATGTCCTCGCAGGTCTCGTTGTCCTGCGGGAGGCCGACGCCGTAGTTCTCCTCGGAGAACGGGTTGCCGACGACCTTGACCTTGCCCTCGTTGGCGGGCTGGGCGGCGAGGCCGGCGAGAATGATGTCGTCCGTCGTGACCGCGTCGACCGCACCCGACGTGAGCGCCGTGACGCACTCGGCGTAGCTGGGCTGCTCGAGCAGGTTGGTGCCGGCGGCGTACTCGTCCTTGATGCGCTGCGCCGACGTGGAGCCGGTGACCGAGCAGAGGTTCTTGCCCTCGAGGTCCTCGGGCCCGCTGATGGAGTCGTCGTCCGCCGCGACGAGCAGGTCCTGCCCGGCGACGAAGTACGGACCGGCGAAGGCGACGGTCTCCTTGCGGGCGTCGGTGATCGAGTAGGTGGCGAAGATCATGTCGACCTGGCCGGTCTGCAGCAGGTTCTCGCGCTGCGCGGACGGCGACTCGACGAACTCGATCTGGTCCTCGGAGTACCCGAGCTTCTCGGCGATCGCACGCGCCATGTCGACGTCGAAGCCCGTGAAGTCGTCGCCGTCCTTGAAACCGAGGCCGGGCTGGTCGAACTTGATGCCGATCCGGATCGACTCGCCGCCGCCGGCGGAGGTCTCCTCGCTGGTCGCGCCGCCGGCGGGCTCGTCGGAGCCGCCGCACGCGGTGAGGGTCAGGGCGAGGGCGGCCAGGGCCGCTGCGCTCCCCACGGTTCGTCTGCGCATTGTCAGTTCCTCTCGTTGCGGTGCACCACGGTGTCGGTGACGTTCGGTGCGCCCGGCGAGGCGGTGGCTCCGCCGGGTCGGACGGGTCGGGGTGTCAGTGGGTCAGGATCTTCGACAGGAAGTCGCGGGCACGGTCGCTCTTCG
The Cellulomonas sp. NS3 DNA segment above includes these coding regions:
- a CDS encoding DUF3046 domain-containing protein, whose translation is MRYREFWQLVDEVLGSAHGRALARDLVLFELQGRTAVQALDDGEEPRNVWHALCDAMEIPEGRRWGSAARQAPPRR
- the recA gene encoding recombinase RecA; amino-acid sequence: MAAPQDRTKALEAALGQIDRQFGKGSIMRLGDEGRAPVEVIPTGSIALDIALGIGGLPRGRVVEIYGPESSGKTTVALHAVANAQRAGGIAAFIDAEHALDPEYAKKLGVDTDALLVSQPDTGEQALEIMDMLIRSNAIDIVVIDSVAALVPKAEIEGEMGDSHVGLQARLMSQALRKITGALNSSGTTAIFINQLREKIGVFFGSPETTTGGKALKFYASIRMDIRRIETLKEGTDAVGNRTRVKIVKNKMAPPFKQAEFDILYGVGISREGGLIDMGVEHGFIRKSGAWYTYEGDQLGQGKENARGFLRDNPDLANEIEKKIKEKLGVGAKLDAPADVDPKVAF
- a CDS encoding regulatory protein RecX codes for the protein MRGRGGRRGDEPPASGASGLGEEADPESVARAIALRLLASSARSRSQLAEAMQRKDVPDDVAARVLDRFTEVGLIDDAEYARMLVRTRHAERGLSRRAIGVELRRRGIDDEVASDALGEVDDEDEEEAARALVRRKLASTARLDPQVRARRTFAALGRRGYPAALVSRLVREALAEEGAEIGDVAEDIARGE
- the rny gene encoding ribonuclease Y, whose protein sequence is MGELGLVVALLGACLVALILVLVARREADEQRRQAKADVASIRDDARALLADAERREARLVERERAVADDQRAVAEAERAARERQDALATAEQEVAERRSSAERDARARLEAVADLTAEEARAELVRRMVDEATNDAATLVRRAEAQARRTAESRAKRIVAAAVQRTAVPTSSQSVITVLPLPSEEMKGRIIGKEGRNIRAFEALTGVNVLIDDTPDSVVLSCFDADRREVAQVTLEALMSDGRIHPQRIEAAYAEALAGAEDRTVSAGHDAAERAGVSGLHPDLVRTMGRLRLRTSYGQNVLEHLVETALIAAAIAAEVGADVATTRRAAFLHDVGKALTAEVEGTHALVGADLARRCGESPAVVNAIAAHHEEVPAETVEAVLVQASDAISAARPGARREELDQYVERMDKLEQLVTAHAGVRRALAMSAGREVRVVVEPSEVDDYALPQLAVAIAKHIEADLQYPGEIKVTVVREIRASATAG
- a CDS encoding amino acid ABC transporter permease, which gives rise to MSSTQSVLFDVPGPRTRRRMMWLNIVFALVVAGIGVLLLVLLGRKGQLEAALWTPFLQWRTWESFLLPGLLSTLQAAGLAIVGSSVFGLVFGLGRLSELRLVRVLSGTVVEFFRAVPVLLMMIFVWLALGFSDIGSIDPGDYPLVAVVTALVLYNGSVFAELVRSGVHGLPRGQREAALATGLTGPQSLRSVEVPQALIAMLPALVSQLVVILKDTALGYIITYRELLQEARQVGSGNGNILQALAVAAVVFIVINYALTKAAPWVGQRMGRRTSGRAKAEAPSLVVATRD
- a CDS encoding amino acid ABC transporter permease, encoding MDGTYLDQFVALFETFDVPAAFWVNIKLTFFAALLSLVLGTVLAVMRISPLPSLRWAGTTYVNVFRNTPLTIIIVFCVLGLWGQLGVTLAPDFNENFVRLAILGLAVYHAAFVCEALRSGVNTVPVGQAEAARAIGLGFLSTARLIILPQAFRGAVAPLGNTLIALTKNSTVAAAGSVAEASGLMRTMIEFRSDVVIAIFLTFALGFVLLVIPVGLLTTSLSRRLAVAR
- a CDS encoding glutamate ABC transporter substrate-binding protein, producing the protein MRRRTVGSAAALAALALTLTACGGSDEPAGGATSEETSAGGGESIRIGIKFDQPGLGFKDGDDFTGFDVDMARAIAEKLGYSEDQIEFVESPSAQRENLLQTGQVDMIFATYSITDARKETVAFAGPYFVAGQDLLVAADDDSISGPEDLEGKNLCSVTGSTSAQRIKDEYAAGTNLLEQPSYAECVTALTSGAVDAVTTDDIILAGLAAQPANEGKVKVVGNPFSEENYGVGLPQDNETCEDINTAITELIEDGTWQQILDDNVGASGYEANEELNPPTVEACA